The following proteins are encoded in a genomic region of uncultured Ilyobacter sp.:
- a CDS encoding type II toxin-antitoxin system HicA family toxin: MTSKEIIKRLKSEGWELVSQAGSHTKWKHSNGGIVIVPHPRKDISKGTLKSIFKQAGWE, translated from the coding sequence TTGACGTCAAAGGAGATCATCAAGCGTTTAAAGAGCGAGGGGTGGGAACTTGTTTCACAAGCAGGTTCTCATACCAAATGGAAACATTCTAATGGAGGAATAGTAATTGTTCCTCATCCTAGGAAGGATATTTCAAAAGGAACCCTGAAGTCAATCTTTAAACAGGCTGGTTGGGAGTAA
- a CDS encoding tyrosine-type recombinase/integrase: MNSFYEYMKKKYHSENTIKSLTYSVNIFLNWYEGELENIDPGVIGGYKEYLLKDRGVSVRTAASYFKGLKFFIRYLYQEYGQRTKVTVINEYGELVKINIPDLKYKINNIGYDKEISVKEVNRLLKVAKENRERDYILFLLLATTGLRVSEALSLNIKQLRKTIMEIESKGKVRTVILPPNIRNKIKKYIADRKIESQWVFHSIKKSENPLGRKQVHNLMKSYARKARVKKEKCFPHNLRHHYTVNEINMGTDLQTLADDLGHNGIETLKIYKERSLEEKRKRMEKLAKKYK, translated from the coding sequence ATGAACAGCTTTTATGAATATATGAAGAAAAAATACCACAGTGAAAATACCATTAAGTCCCTGACTTACTCTGTAAATATATTTCTCAACTGGTATGAGGGAGAACTTGAAAACATAGATCCTGGAGTGATAGGAGGGTACAAGGAATATTTATTAAAAGACAGGGGGGTAAGTGTCAGGACGGCAGCCTCTTATTTTAAAGGCTTGAAGTTCTTTATCAGATACCTGTACCAGGAGTATGGGCAGAGGACAAAGGTTACCGTAATAAATGAATACGGTGAACTGGTAAAAATCAATATCCCCGACCTGAAATATAAAATAAATAATATTGGCTATGATAAAGAGATCTCAGTCAAGGAAGTAAACAGGTTGCTGAAAGTGGCCAAAGAGAATAGGGAAAGGGATTATATCTTGTTTCTTTTATTGGCTACCACGGGACTTAGGGTTAGTGAAGCATTGAGTTTAAATATAAAACAGCTTAGAAAGACAATCATGGAGATAGAATCCAAGGGAAAAGTCAGGACTGTGATACTTCCTCCCAATATAAGGAACAAGATAAAAAAATATATAGCTGACAGAAAGATCGAAAGTCAGTGGGTATTTCATTCTATAAAAAAATCTGAGAACCCTTTGGGAAGAAAACAGGTGCATAATCTCATGAAAAGCTATGCCAGAAAAGCAAGGGTAAAAAAAGAGAAATGTTTTCCACACAATCTGAGGCACCACTACACTGTTAATGAGATTAATATGGGAACAGATCTCCAGACACTGGCAGATGATCTGGGACATAACGGGATAGAAACTTTGAAGATCTACAAGGAAAGATCCCTGGAAGAAAAGAGAAAAAGGATGGAAAAACTGGCCAAAAAATATAAATAA
- a CDS encoding HEPN domain-containing protein: MSFHLPKGIYKGRNNKNENEEFLIKIDNNDLNEIQPLFEISGQTDFRDKLEINLEYFNYTLHVFGASLSIYGKISKIDYKSIFILKENFDLSKIYGLSMNLYHQDEWACLNFINNLEDYGHVEIKLPNNIKFKNKNYSFKFKYIITRTSEGFSDINYKLKSFLDIFDQNFDIEFFIMKDFLRYRKLLEIFLGYETKLKECYILGKDCSTIGKVYLYKELFVTNEISQKLTRPMYKLPLSSIKDNLNLIFENFENKFYYLKPLINGYLTMYKSSKLIEGQILSIIPALEGYYIRKYNDFDNEQSEIKKIILNKVSKNLSSEEMEWIREKLKFSDKISLKNKLEKLIDLYSDYFTDVLGFKEYVNKMVDKRNYLGHFYSTQNSLEELLFIDKNLSLKSTLQELLTKEININNFLNIQLNASNNVVYVNESLLRLVEIIIFDELGLSKEEIGQIWRLYQENH; the protein is encoded by the coding sequence ATGAGTTTTCATCTTCCAAAAGGTATTTATAAAGGACGAAATAATAAAAATGAAAATGAAGAATTTTTAATAAAAATAGATAACAATGATTTAAATGAAATTCAGCCATTATTTGAAATCTCTGGTCAAACTGATTTTAGAGATAAATTAGAGATAAATTTAGAATATTTTAATTATACATTACATGTTTTTGGAGCTTCTTTATCCATTTATGGAAAAATTTCAAAAATAGATTATAAAAGTATTTTTATTTTAAAAGAAAATTTTGATTTAAGTAAAATATATGGTCTTAGTATGAATTTATATCATCAAGATGAGTGGGCATGTTTAAATTTTATTAATAATCTTGAAGACTATGGACATGTTGAAATTAAACTACCAAATAATATAAAATTTAAAAATAAAAATTATTCGTTTAAATTTAAATATATAATTACTAGAACATCAGAAGGCTTTAGCGATATAAATTATAAATTGAAATCTTTTTTAGATATTTTTGATCAAAATTTTGATATCGAATTTTTTATAATGAAAGATTTTTTAAGATATAGAAAGCTATTAGAAATTTTTTTAGGATATGAAACAAAGTTAAAAGAATGCTATATTTTAGGTAAAGATTGTTCTACTATAGGAAAAGTATATTTATATAAAGAGTTATTCGTAACAAATGAGATATCTCAAAAGTTAACAAGACCAATGTACAAACTACCTTTAAGTTCTATTAAAGATAATTTAAATTTAATATTTGAAAATTTTGAAAATAAATTCTATTATTTAAAACCTTTAATAAATGGATATTTAACAATGTATAAAAGTAGTAAATTAATTGAAGGTCAAATCCTTTCTATTATACCAGCTTTAGAAGGATATTATATTAGAAAATATAATGATTTCGATAACGAACAATCTGAAATAAAAAAAATCATTTTAAATAAAGTTTCCAAAAATTTATCTAGTGAAGAAATGGAGTGGATAAGAGAAAAACTAAAATTTTCAGATAAAATTAGTTTAAAAAATAAATTAGAAAAATTAATTGATCTATATTCTGATTATTTTACAGATGTACTTGGATTCAAAGAATATGTAAATAAAATGGTTGACAAAAGAAATTATTTAGGACATTTTTATTCAACACAAAATTCTTTAGAAGAACTACTTTTTATAGATAAAAACTTAAGTTTGAAATCTACACTTCAAGAATTATTGACAAAAGAAATAAATATTAATAATTTTTTAAATATTCAACTTAATGCTTCTAATAATGTAGTTTATGTTAATGAATCCCTGCTGAGATTAGTTGAAATTATTATTTTTGATGAATTAGGATTATCTAAAGAGGAAATTGGACAAATATGGCGTCTTTACCAAGAAAATCATTAA
- a CDS encoding PhoU domain-containing protein, which produces MKNLHERIESINNHFIEMAKNVERLLRINMEMLKNKSFEKVLYGEAKMVEDIVNSYEVKIKEDVVITIAMFQPAARDLRSLLSTLEGTKILERMGDLLLDNIQLIREMEKKGDLHKPYVYLVEKVAEKVEEVYGIYTEALAGRDDTKVYTILALDEEVNEIRDDTVEKLIQVMKENPENIEFGNLILLSTKKYERISDKIMQLGKSLVYDISGDNLRKKELIKRD; this is translated from the coding sequence ATGAAAAATTTACATGAGAGAATCGAGTCTATCAATAATCACTTTATTGAGATGGCCAAAAATGTAGAGAGATTGCTCAGGATTAACATGGAGATGCTAAAGAATAAGTCTTTTGAAAAAGTTCTCTATGGAGAAGCCAAAATGGTGGAAGATATTGTAAACAGCTATGAAGTCAAGATAAAAGAGGATGTTGTTATAACTATCGCTATGTTTCAGCCAGCAGCAAGGGATTTGAGATCACTTTTAAGTACCTTAGAGGGAACCAAGATTCTCGAAAGAATGGGAGATCTTCTTTTAGATAACATTCAGCTTATAAGAGAGATGGAAAAAAAAGGAGACTTGCATAAGCCGTATGTATATCTGGTGGAGAAAGTGGCAGAAAAGGTAGAGGAAGTGTATGGCATATATACTGAAGCCTTGGCAGGGCGAGACGATACCAAGGTATATACAATCCTTGCCCTAGATGAAGAGGTAAATGAGATAAGGGACGATACAGTAGAGAAACTAATTCAAGTAATGAAGGAAAATCCTGAAAATATTGAGTTTGGAAATTTAATCCTTCTTTCAACAAAAAAATACGAAAGAATTTCAGATAAAATTATGCAATTGGGGAAAAGCTTGGTATATGACATCAGTGGAGATAATCTTAGAAAGAAAGAGCTGATAAAAAGGGACTAA
- the pstA gene encoding phosphate ABC transporter permease PstA yields the protein MSILKGNGKKIIETTIKVIGICSILPVLGIFAYIIFKGVPAITWSFITEGPKSGMREGGIFPVIVGSILLTIGTIIAAVPFGILTGIYLVEYSNDNWLRRIINLTIVNLAGIPSIVYGLFGMAFFVMALGMGRSLMAGSLTLGIMSLPVIITATRESLLAIPKSMREASLALGATRWETTWKIVLPAALPGILTGIILSVSRAAGETAPIMFTAAAFYLPFLPESLSDQVMALPYHLYVISTQVPNMPESNMMGTLFVLVFITVGFNLLGAYIRNKFRKFR from the coding sequence ATGAGTATATTAAAGGGTAACGGGAAAAAGATAATAGAAACCACAATAAAAGTAATAGGAATATGTTCCATCCTTCCTGTATTGGGTATATTTGCATATATTATCTTTAAGGGAGTTCCGGCAATAACTTGGTCATTTATTACTGAGGGGCCAAAAAGCGGGATGAGGGAAGGAGGAATATTTCCAGTAATAGTAGGAAGTATACTTCTTACCATAGGAACTATAATAGCAGCAGTGCCATTTGGAATCCTTACTGGGATATACTTGGTGGAATATTCAAATGATAACTGGTTAAGAAGAATAATCAATTTGACCATAGTAAACCTTGCAGGGATACCAAGTATAGTATATGGTCTATTTGGGATGGCTTTCTTTGTAATGGCACTTGGAATGGGAAGATCCCTTATGGCCGGGTCTCTTACTCTGGGAATAATGAGTCTTCCAGTTATAATCACAGCAACTAGAGAATCTCTCCTTGCCATACCTAAAAGTATGAGAGAAGCATCTCTGGCTCTAGGAGCTACAAGGTGGGAAACAACGTGGAAAATAGTACTACCGGCGGCACTTCCTGGAATTCTAACAGGGATAATACTAAGTGTATCAAGAGCAGCTGGAGAGACTGCACCGATAATGTTTACAGCAGCGGCTTTTTATCTGCCATTTCTGCCAGAGTCTTTAAGTGATCAGGTAATGGCTCTACCATACCATCTATATGTAATATCGACCCAGGTACCAAACATGCCAGAGTCAAATATGATGGGGACACTGTTCGTACTGGTGTTTATTACGGTAGGATTCAACCTTTTAGGAGCGTATATAAGAAATAAATTCAGAAAATTCAGATAA
- the pstB gene encoding phosphate ABC transporter ATP-binding protein PstB encodes MENNIRLSVKNFNFYYGNFQALNNINMDVEKNKVTALIGPSGCGKSTFLRSINRMNDLIDISKYEGIIQLDETDIFDKKYDIVELRKSIGMVFQKPNPFPKTIYENIVYGPKLHGTRDKKKLDEIVEGSLKAVALWDEVKDKLHQSALGLSGGQQQRLCIARAIAVEPEILLMDEPTSALDPISTLKIERLIRDLAKDYTIIIVTHNMQQAARVSEYTGFFYQGVLEEFGPTEKIFTNPDNKKTEDYITGKFG; translated from the coding sequence ATGGAAAATAATATAAGACTTAGTGTTAAAAACTTCAACTTTTACTACGGAAATTTTCAGGCGTTAAATAATATAAACATGGATGTAGAAAAAAACAAGGTAACAGCCCTTATAGGTCCTTCAGGCTGTGGTAAATCTACATTTTTAAGATCTATCAACAGAATGAATGATCTTATAGATATTTCAAAATATGAGGGAATTATTCAACTAGATGAGACTGACATATTTGATAAAAAATATGATATTGTTGAGCTCCGGAAAAGTATTGGAATGGTGTTTCAAAAGCCAAATCCATTTCCCAAAACAATATATGAAAACATCGTATACGGACCTAAGCTTCATGGCACAAGAGATAAAAAGAAACTAGATGAGATAGTAGAGGGAAGTCTAAAGGCAGTAGCTCTCTGGGACGAGGTAAAGGACAAGCTTCATCAATCTGCCCTGGGACTATCTGGAGGACAGCAGCAGAGACTTTGTATCGCAAGGGCTATCGCTGTAGAACCTGAGATACTTCTTATGGATGAGCCTACTTCTGCTCTAGACCCTATCTCCACTCTCAAGATAGAAAGATTGATAAGAGATTTGGCAAAGGACTATACAATAATAATAGTAACTCATAATATGCAGCAGGCAGCAAGAGTTTCAGAATACACAGGATTTTTCTATCAGGGAGTATTAGAGGAGTTTGGTCCTACGGAAAAAATATTTACCAATCCTGATAACAAAAAGACAGAGGATTATATCACAGGAAAATTCGGATAA
- a CDS encoding response regulator transcription factor — protein MKVLIVEDDVEIQQLVGYFFQKDGYEVQFTGDGLDGLKVLKTFKPELVILDIMLPSLDGKNFTKIVRDLPDQYGDPVIIMLTAKTEIEDVLEGLELGANDYMKKPFDPRELILRAKKLISGDVRESKRYAFAGVVIDDDRHLVTEDGVEVELSKKEYDLLRLLFKNKGIVLSREKILDRVWQTNYYSGDRSVDIYISKVRDKLKSISKNIRTVKGVGYKLEDRKEYSSREK, from the coding sequence ATGAAGGTACTTATAGTAGAAGACGATGTTGAAATACAACAGTTAGTAGGTTATTTTTTTCAAAAAGATGGATATGAAGTTCAATTTACGGGAGATGGTCTAGACGGCCTTAAGGTGCTTAAAACTTTTAAACCCGAGCTTGTGATACTAGATATAATGCTCCCAAGTCTTGACGGAAAGAACTTCACAAAAATAGTGAGAGATCTTCCAGATCAGTATGGTGATCCAGTGATAATAATGCTCACAGCAAAGACTGAGATAGAGGATGTCCTCGAAGGGTTGGAGCTAGGAGCCAATGACTATATGAAGAAACCCTTTGACCCCAGAGAACTTATATTGAGAGCAAAAAAACTAATCTCTGGAGATGTGAGGGAGAGTAAAAGATATGCCTTTGCAGGAGTTGTCATAGATGACGACAGGCATCTGGTTACTGAAGATGGTGTAGAAGTAGAACTCTCTAAAAAAGAGTATGACCTTCTGCGTCTGTTATTTAAGAATAAAGGTATAGTTCTGTCTAGAGAGAAAATCCTAGACAGAGTCTGGCAGACCAACTACTACTCAGGGGACAGGTCTGTGGATATTTATATCTCTAAAGTGAGGGATAAATTGAAGAGTATCTCTAAAAATATACGAACAGTAAAAGGTGTGGGATATAAATTAGAAGATAGAAAAGAATACTCCTCTAGGGAGAAGTAA
- a CDS encoding phosphate ABC transporter substrate-binding protein — protein MLKKTLLGLSLLILVACGQDKVKSEVVQITGSDTCLNVTQQLSEAYMESHEDARIAVTGGGSGVGIAAAINGTTDIAMASRNAKEKELKSAEEAGRLLEEVVFGWDGLSVITHPSNPVNVLSKEVIGKIFSGEITNWKEVGGKDANIILLSRDSSSGTHVYFKEDVVRGGDKKSSKEYADETLFLPSNTAIVQEAATNENSIGYVGMAYMDETVKAISVNGVEPTVENVASKQYPIARELFWYVPAERSQVISNIVEFVLSPDGQAIVADEGFVPAK, from the coding sequence ATGTTGAAGAAGACGCTTTTAGGATTATCATTATTAATATTAGTAGCATGTGGACAGGACAAGGTAAAATCAGAAGTTGTGCAGATAACAGGATCTGACACTTGCCTTAATGTAACTCAGCAGTTGTCAGAGGCATACATGGAAAGCCATGAGGATGCTAGGATTGCAGTAACTGGTGGAGGATCAGGAGTGGGAATAGCTGCTGCGATCAATGGAACTACAGATATTGCCATGGCTTCTAGAAATGCAAAAGAAAAAGAGCTAAAAAGTGCAGAAGAAGCCGGAAGATTACTTGAAGAGGTTGTATTTGGATGGGATGGACTTTCTGTAATTACTCACCCTAGCAACCCTGTAAATGTTCTTTCTAAAGAGGTTATCGGTAAGATATTCTCTGGAGAGATCACAAACTGGAAAGAGGTTGGAGGAAAAGACGCTAATATCATACTTCTATCAAGAGACTCGTCTTCTGGAACTCATGTATATTTCAAGGAAGATGTAGTAAGAGGCGGAGACAAGAAATCTAGTAAAGAGTATGCAGATGAAACTCTTTTTCTACCGTCAAACACAGCCATTGTACAGGAAGCTGCCACAAATGAAAATTCTATAGGTTATGTAGGAATGGCTTATATGGATGAAACTGTAAAGGCTATATCTGTAAATGGTGTAGAGCCAACAGTAGAGAACGTAGCAAGCAAGCAATATCCAATCGCGAGAGAACTTTTCTGGTATGTGCCAGCTGAGAGATCCCAGGTTATATCAAACATCGTAGAGTTTGTTCTTTCACCAGATGGACAGGCTATCGTAGCTGATGAGGGATTTGTTCCTGCAAAATAA
- the terL gene encoding phage terminase large subunit — MEELNKFTPIQIKAAAELEIRKRRRKRMRESLEDFLLEDGRGNWKSAKHLRYLINRLEKFVEEVKEGKSPRLIVCMPPRHGKSEVSTKKFPAWVLGNNPDWEIIAASYSADLAEKFSRICRDTFKEHESVFGVEVSKDSSSVKEWGIEGQRGAFAATGVGGSATGKGAHVAIIDDPFKNREDAQSTIKRERVWDWYKSTIRTRLAPGGGIIVIQTRWHEEDLAGMLIKAMDEGEGEEFELVNFPAVAEEDDILGREPGDPLWPERFPKDELLKTKQAVGRLEWDSLYQQKPTVDGGEIMRRKDFRYFRMKDGYMEVETDEGTRTVFSKDCLRFQTIDTALKTGKKNDFTAIATWDVDKMSNLYLVDLYMEKIEVPDQWRIIKGLRSRWNVMFQACEDKQSGTGLIQQAKREAAPLKVLKADTDKVTRSIPFSIMLENKKVFFNMNMAKISQLEDQLTKFPNGAHDDAVDVCSYAAILVQKGRYGGGRGIAVSAPIIAM, encoded by the coding sequence ATGGAGGAACTAAATAAATTTACTCCCATACAGATAAAGGCTGCCGCTGAACTGGAGATAAGGAAGAGAAGAAGGAAAAGGATGAGGGAGAGCCTGGAGGACTTTCTCCTGGAAGACGGGAGGGGCAACTGGAAGAGTGCCAAACACCTGAGATACCTTATAAACAGGCTGGAAAAGTTTGTGGAGGAGGTAAAAGAGGGAAAAAGTCCCAGGCTCATAGTCTGTATGCCACCGAGACACGGGAAAAGTGAGGTAAGCACCAAGAAATTCCCTGCATGGGTGCTGGGGAACAATCCTGACTGGGAGATAATAGCCGCCAGTTATTCGGCTGACCTGGCAGAGAAATTCTCCAGGATATGCCGGGATACATTCAAGGAGCATGAGTCTGTATTTGGTGTGGAAGTATCAAAGGACAGCTCAAGTGTAAAAGAATGGGGGATAGAAGGACAGAGGGGAGCATTCGCCGCCACAGGGGTGGGAGGATCTGCCACCGGTAAAGGGGCACATGTGGCCATAATAGATGACCCTTTTAAAAACAGGGAGGATGCCCAGTCGACCATCAAGAGAGAAAGAGTATGGGACTGGTATAAATCGACGATAAGGACAAGACTAGCCCCAGGTGGCGGGATAATAGTAATACAGACCAGGTGGCATGAGGAAGACCTGGCGGGGATGCTCATAAAAGCCATGGATGAAGGGGAAGGGGAGGAATTTGAACTGGTAAACTTCCCTGCAGTGGCGGAAGAGGACGACATCCTGGGAAGAGAGCCGGGAGATCCCCTGTGGCCGGAAAGATTTCCCAAGGATGAACTCCTGAAGACAAAGCAGGCAGTGGGAAGACTGGAATGGGATTCCCTGTACCAGCAAAAGCCAACCGTGGACGGCGGGGAGATAATGAGGAGAAAAGACTTCCGGTATTTCAGGATGAAAGACGGATATATGGAAGTGGAAACAGATGAAGGGACAAGAACAGTGTTTTCCAAGGACTGCCTGAGGTTCCAGACCATTGATACCGCCCTGAAAACAGGAAAAAAGAATGACTTCACTGCTATAGCCACATGGGACGTGGATAAAATGAGCAACCTCTATCTGGTGGACCTGTACATGGAGAAAATAGAAGTGCCTGACCAGTGGAGAATAATAAAGGGGCTGAGGTCCAGGTGGAATGTGATGTTTCAGGCATGTGAGGACAAGCAGTCGGGGACGGGACTAATACAGCAGGCAAAGAGAGAGGCGGCACCGTTAAAAGTCCTCAAGGCCGATACGGACAAGGTGACGAGATCAATACCATTTTCTATTATGCTTGAAAACAAGAAGGTATTTTTTAACATGAATATGGCCAAGATCTCCCAGCTGGAGGATCAACTGACAAAATTTCCCAACGGTGCCCATGATGATGCGGTGGATGTATGCTCCTATGCTGCCATCCTGGTGCAGAAAGGAAGATATGGAGGGGGCAGAGGCATAGCTGTAAGTGCTCCTATAATAGCGATGTAG
- the pstC gene encoding phosphate ABC transporter permease subunit PstC: MDIRKIKDTFMKHTIFGVAAFNILIVFSIFFYVFTNGMKFFGEGSISDFLLGKTWIPLSDLYGFLPLLAGSFWVSIIALAISIPLSLFTAIYISEYASKKTREVFKVLIETMAALPSVVLGYIGLYVFSKYIRDIFGLNSGLTALNGGVLLAIMAIPTMVSIADDAIMALDKSYKEASLAIGANKLETIVKVLLPAAFPGIFAGIMLGFGRIIGETMTVLMVTGNSPILNSGPLTAVRTLTATIAAEMGEVTIGDQHYYSLFTLGIVLFAISFLTNTVADHFIHKSRKNIG, from the coding sequence ATGGATATTAGGAAGATCAAAGACACCTTTATGAAGCACACGATATTTGGTGTAGCAGCATTTAATATTTTAATAGTATTTTCAATATTTTTCTATGTTTTCACCAATGGAATGAAGTTCTTTGGGGAGGGGAGTATAAGCGATTTCTTATTGGGAAAGACTTGGATACCCCTTTCAGACTTGTATGGCTTTTTACCACTTTTAGCTGGTAGCTTTTGGGTAAGTATTATAGCTTTAGCAATTTCCATACCACTGAGTTTGTTTACAGCTATCTATATATCAGAATATGCAAGTAAAAAGACAAGGGAAGTTTTTAAGGTACTTATCGAAACTATGGCAGCCCTTCCGTCAGTTGTACTAGGGTATATTGGACTATATGTATTTTCAAAATATATAAGAGATATTTTCGGGCTGAACTCAGGTTTGACCGCTTTAAACGGTGGGGTACTCCTAGCTATCATGGCGATACCTACAATGGTAAGTATTGCTGACGATGCCATTATGGCCCTTGATAAATCCTATAAAGAAGCTTCTCTGGCTATCGGGGCCAATAAGCTTGAAACAATAGTAAAGGTACTTCTGCCGGCGGCATTTCCAGGAATATTTGCCGGGATAATGTTAGGATTCGGGAGAATTATAGGAGAGACCATGACGGTATTGATGGTGACAGGTAATTCGCCGATTCTAAATTCTGGGCCTCTTACTGCAGTGAGGACACTGACAGCTACTATAGCTGCAGAGATGGGAGAAGTTACTATAGGGGATCAACACTACTACTCGCTATTTACATTAGGTATAGTGCTCTTTGCAATTAGTTTTCTAACAAACACCGTAGCAGATCACTTTATCCATAAATCCAGAAAGAACATAGGCTAA
- a CDS encoding type II toxin-antitoxin system HicA family toxin, which yields MTSKEIIKRLKSEGWELVSQAGSHTKWKHPNGGIVIVPHPRKDISKGTLKSIFKQAGWE from the coding sequence TTGACGTCAAAGGAGATCATCAAGCGTTTAAAGAGCGAAGGGTGGGAACTTGTTTCACAAGCAGGCTCTCATACCAAATGGAAACATCCTAATGGGGGTATAGTAATTGTCCCTCATCCTAGGAAGGATATTTCTAAAGGAACCCTGAAATCAATCTTTAAACAGGCTGGTTGGGAGTAA
- a CDS encoding type II toxin-antitoxin system HicB family antitoxin: MKNNYIFPAIFNKEEDGYNVSFPDLSGAFTCGEDFEEALYMAKECLEIYLEDMKDIPKVGDLEYIKLGKNDTIVMVEADLIAFRKKYNNQSVKKTLTIPKWLNDLGIEKHVNFSALLKSALMKELEVNS; the protein is encoded by the coding sequence ATGAAAAATAATTATATTTTCCCGGCTATTTTTAATAAAGAAGAAGATGGATACAATGTTTCCTTCCCAGATCTATCGGGAGCTTTCACATGTGGTGAAGATTTTGAGGAAGCTCTTTATATGGCAAAGGAATGTTTAGAAATCTATTTAGAAGATATGAAAGATATTCCAAAGGTCGGAGATTTGGAATATATAAAATTAGGGAAAAATGATACTATAGTTATGGTAGAAGCTGATCTTATAGCTTTTAGAAAAAAGTATAATAATCAAAGTGTAAAAAAGACACTTACAATTCCAAAATGGTTAAATGATTTGGGGATTGAGAAACATGTTAACTTTTCAGCACTTTTAAAATCGGCATTGATGAAAGAATTAGAAGTAAATTCTTAA
- a CDS encoding type II toxin-antitoxin system HicB family antitoxin: MKNNYIFPAIFNKEEDGYNVSFPDLPGAFTCGEDFEEALYMAKECLEIYLEDMKDIPKVGDLENIKLGKNDTIVMVEADLIAFRKKYNNQSVKKTLTIPKWLNDLGIEKHVNFSALLKSALMKELEVNS, translated from the coding sequence ATGAAAAATAATTATATTTTCCCGGCTATTTTTAATAAAGAAGAGGATGGATATAATGTTTCTTTCCCAGATCTTCCAGGAGCTTTTACATGCGGTGAAGACTTTGAAGAAGCTCTCTATATGGCAAAGGAATGCTTAGAAATTTATTTAGAAGATATGAAAGATATTCCAAAAGTCGGAGATTTAGAAAATATAAAATTAGGGAAAAATGACACTATAGTTATGGTAGAAGCTGACCTTATAGCTTTTAGAAAAAAGTATAATAATCAAAGCGTAAAGAAGACACTTACAATTCCCAAATGGTTAAATGATCTAGGTATTGAGAAGCATGTTAACTTTTCAGCACTTTTAAAATCGGCATTGATGAAAGAATTAGAAGTAAATTCTTAA